In Reichenbachiella agarivorans, one genomic interval encodes:
- a CDS encoding DUF2157 domain-containing protein codes for MDNLHQKLFEEKLLDEQPFRTLEAIHSKKLVSLYYELRLVLYLGILLFTGGVGYIVYQNVGEIGHYAMMLLLAVAIGVGGYYIRQHARPYFSGEVKVEHIYFDYVLVLVALLIISLFTYVQVYFDLVWLLLKWTSVISGLLFAYMAYRYDSKIVLSLSITAWAAVFGLSVSPVDWVNGEWVDTISIYTLALYFGLFLLVLGIVMEKMDIKKHFIFTYHNFALLLIYFAGLAMMFDWFESAWVAFVLLVFTVLVAWRSWNQRVFLFFLYSCFVGYIALSFLIFTAGEEIWEFGFFYFPASCIAGVILLVKNRTHFSDDN; via the coding sequence ATGGATAACCTACATCAAAAATTGTTTGAAGAAAAACTCCTTGACGAACAGCCTTTTCGGACATTGGAAGCCATTCATTCCAAAAAACTAGTTTCATTGTACTACGAACTGCGGCTGGTGCTTTATCTCGGGATTCTATTATTTACTGGAGGGGTGGGCTACATCGTCTATCAAAATGTCGGTGAGATTGGACACTACGCTATGATGCTTTTGTTGGCTGTCGCGATTGGTGTTGGTGGGTATTACATTCGCCAGCATGCCAGGCCCTATTTTTCGGGGGAAGTGAAAGTGGAACATATCTATTTTGACTATGTCTTGGTACTCGTTGCTTTGTTGATTATTTCCCTGTTTACCTATGTGCAAGTGTATTTTGACTTGGTGTGGCTGCTACTCAAATGGACTTCTGTCATCAGTGGTTTGTTGTTTGCCTATATGGCGTATCGCTATGATAGCAAGATAGTTTTGTCTCTGTCAATTACAGCATGGGCGGCAGTGTTTGGACTGAGTGTGTCACCAGTAGATTGGGTCAATGGTGAATGGGTGGATACAATTTCAATCTACACTTTGGCGCTGTATTTTGGCTTGTTTTTGTTGGTGTTGGGCATTGTGATGGAGAAGATGGATATCAAAAAGCACTTCATATTTACCTACCACAATTTTGCTTTGCTGCTCATTTATTTTGCTGGGTTGGCGATGATGTTTGATTGGTTTGAGAGTGCTTGGGTAGCATTTGTGCTATTGGTGTTTACTGTATTGGTGGCGTGGCGTAGTTGGAACCAACGGGTGTTCTTGTTTTTTCTCTATTCATGTTTTGTGGGATACATCGCATTGAGCTTCCTGATTTTTACGGCAGGAGAAGAAATATGGGAATTTGGATTCTTCTATTTTCCTGCGAGTTGTATTGCTGGAGTGATTCTTTTGGTCAAGAATAGAACGCATTTTTCTGACGACAACTGA
- the bla gene encoding subclass B1 metallo-beta-lactamase, whose translation MRISMYCLVIGIYLASCGPKVIHESDQLKISTLTDNTLVHVSYLETESFGKVACNGLVYIHDGEAIVFDTPTTDSATMELINWLQIKSGLKITGLVVSHFHEDCLGGIDRFHLSNISTYSTFKTIYKAIEAGYTAPANGFDNNITLQLGDKEIISEFIGEGHTTDNIVSYIPAERVLFGGCLVKELNAGEGYVDDGNVSAWSQTVQAIKEKYPEAKHIVPGHGQAGGPELLDYTIELFSKYQK comes from the coding sequence ATGAGAATAAGTATGTACTGCCTTGTAATAGGAATCTACCTAGCAAGCTGCGGCCCAAAGGTCATTCACGAGTCAGACCAGTTGAAAATATCTACATTGACAGACAATACCCTCGTCCATGTCTCTTACTTGGAGACAGAGAGTTTTGGCAAAGTTGCCTGCAATGGACTCGTTTACATCCATGATGGAGAAGCTATCGTATTTGATACCCCTACCACAGATTCTGCCACGATGGAATTGATCAATTGGCTCCAAATCAAATCTGGTCTCAAGATTACTGGACTGGTGGTGAGCCATTTTCATGAGGACTGCCTCGGAGGTATTGACCGCTTTCATTTATCGAATATCTCTACCTATTCTACCTTCAAGACAATCTATAAAGCCATCGAGGCAGGCTACACTGCTCCGGCCAATGGATTTGACAACAACATCACCTTGCAACTGGGGGATAAGGAAATCATCAGTGAATTCATAGGTGAAGGACATACTACGGACAATATTGTAAGTTACATCCCTGCAGAAAGGGTACTTTTTGGCGGATGCCTCGTCAAAGAACTGAATGCGGGTGAAGGCTATGTCGATGATGGAAATGTGAGCGCTTGGTCGCAAACGGTCCAAGCCATCAAAGAAAAATACCCTGAAGCAAAACACATCGTCCCTGGGCATGGACAGGCAGGTGGACCAGAATTGTTGGACTACACGATAGAGCTTTTTAGTAAGTATCAGAAGTAA
- a CDS encoding sulfurtransferase, whose product MNTPTITSEWLNAHLNDPHLVILDASPKSNKSGLSSDYIGKYIPNSYLFDLAGQFSDPSSPLPNTLPQPEAFAQAARELGICQESKIVVYDNLGIYASPRVWWMFKTMGHAHVSVLDGGLPAWIDAGYETATQLTSPKSTGDFQARFNPSAVKYTDDILTNLDDQSTCVIDARSEGRFCGTAPEPREGLSSGHIPHSINIPFEAVLQDGHFKSPTELKKVFEEVGNKPLIFSCGSGLTACIVLLAHELIDPRPKSVYDGSWTEWALSGKLPIAKK is encoded by the coding sequence ATGAATACTCCCACAATCACTAGCGAATGGCTCAATGCTCATCTCAATGATCCCCACTTGGTCATCTTAGATGCGAGTCCCAAAAGCAACAAATCAGGATTGTCATCGGATTATATAGGTAAGTATATCCCCAACAGCTACTTGTTTGATTTGGCTGGACAATTTAGTGATCCGAGCAGCCCCCTACCCAACACGCTCCCTCAACCCGAAGCATTTGCACAGGCTGCACGCGAGCTAGGTATCTGCCAAGAGAGCAAAATAGTAGTCTATGACAACCTTGGCATCTATGCGAGTCCGAGAGTTTGGTGGATGTTCAAAACAATGGGTCATGCACATGTCTCGGTACTCGATGGCGGTCTTCCAGCTTGGATAGATGCAGGATATGAAACAGCAACTCAATTGACCTCACCCAAAAGCACAGGTGATTTTCAGGCAAGATTCAATCCCTCGGCAGTCAAATACACTGATGACATTTTGACCAACCTCGATGATCAAAGCACATGCGTCATAGATGCTCGGTCTGAGGGGAGGTTTTGTGGCACAGCACCCGAACCACGTGAGGGGCTCAGCAGTGGTCACATCCCTCATTCTATCAATATCCCCTTCGAAGCTGTGCTCCAAGATGGTCATTTCAAATCCCCAACCGAACTCAAAAAAGTCTTTGAGGAAGTGGGTAACAAGCCTCTGATCTTCTCTTGTGGGTCTGGGCTGACAGCCTGCATTGTCCTCTTGGCACATGAACTCATCGACCCTCGTCCTAAGTCAGTCTATGATGGGTCATGGACCGAATGGGCACTCTCAGGCAAGCTACCCATTGCAAAAAAGTGA
- a CDS encoding sensor histidine kinase produces MDVKTLFLFFSAGNFFTLLFLSVYTLLYKNKVSILHLFMLAKFFGVIQWILLALRGNISDGYSIVIANILVQFTLYIEIYCIRFAKKPFEKIHLLKFCFLPLLTSILFYSFAYSADHIRVIVSSALISLFFLGGAIVLIMDQTKGGTQKLISYFFLVLALLFAFRVLWASSADNQAALFSNSSIQIITYMSMYLVSFLVSISLLLILMEQDQERIESDNLQLQELNASKDKFYSIIAHDLRAPLSNLYQLGEVLDNNREQMSPKHVSEVTHNLYQSGKQAYLLLDSLLNWANANSGVMKYSPQLINLHELVDDSISIYMQKAASKKIELTQSLPHESLAFADINMTHTILRNLISNAMKFTPGGGSITVVPGNTDDDMLEIGIRDTGMGMSESQASKALAMDNHLSTPGIDNETGTGMGLKLCKEFIDRNKGKIWIESQINQGTTVWFSLPRFH; encoded by the coding sequence ATGGATGTCAAAACCTTGTTTCTGTTTTTCTCTGCAGGAAATTTCTTCACCCTACTTTTCCTGTCCGTTTACACCTTATTGTATAAGAACAAGGTCTCCATTCTACATTTGTTCATGTTGGCTAAGTTTTTTGGAGTCATCCAGTGGATACTTCTAGCCCTGCGAGGCAATATTTCTGATGGTTATTCAATCGTGATTGCCAACATACTGGTGCAATTCACCCTATACATTGAAATCTACTGCATTCGCTTTGCCAAGAAGCCGTTTGAAAAGATACACCTCCTAAAGTTCTGTTTCCTTCCATTGTTGACTTCAATTTTGTTTTACTCGTTTGCCTACAGTGCGGATCATATTAGGGTCATTGTTAGCTCTGCCCTTATTAGCTTATTTTTTCTAGGTGGAGCCATTGTGCTCATCATGGATCAAACCAAAGGAGGGACTCAAAAACTGATATCTTACTTTTTCCTTGTGCTGGCTTTATTATTTGCCTTTCGTGTACTATGGGCTTCCTCTGCAGACAATCAAGCAGCTCTATTTTCTAACAGCAGCATTCAGATCATCACCTATATGTCTATGTATTTGGTGTCTTTTCTGGTTTCAATCTCCCTGTTGCTGATACTCATGGAACAAGACCAAGAACGAATAGAAAGCGACAACCTTCAACTTCAAGAGTTGAATGCAAGCAAAGACAAATTCTATTCGATCATAGCGCACGACCTCAGAGCACCACTGAGCAACCTCTACCAGTTGGGAGAAGTATTGGATAACAACCGTGAGCAAATGAGTCCAAAACATGTGTCAGAAGTGACGCACAATCTCTACCAGAGTGGTAAACAAGCCTATCTCCTACTAGATAGCCTTTTGAACTGGGCCAATGCCAACTCTGGTGTCATGAAATACTCTCCTCAGCTGATCAACCTACACGAACTGGTGGATGACAGCATCTCTATCTACATGCAAAAAGCAGCAAGTAAAAAAATAGAACTGACCCAGAGTTTGCCTCATGAGTCGCTGGCATTTGCAGACATCAACATGACGCACACCATCCTCCGAAATCTCATCTCCAATGCCATGAAATTCACCCCTGGTGGTGGGAGCATCACGGTAGTCCCTGGCAATACCGATGATGACATGCTAGAAATAGGCATCCGTGATACAGGCATGGGCATGAGTGAATCCCAAGCCTCCAAAGCACTTGCCATGGACAACCACCTATCCACACCAGGAATTGACAATGAAACTGGTACAGGGATGGGACTCAAACTTTGCAAGGAGTTCATCGATAGAAACAAAGGCAAAATCTGGATTGAAAGCCAAATCAACCAAGGCACAACCGTTTGGTTTTCTCTGCCTAGGTTTCATTGA
- a CDS encoding SDR family NAD(P)-dependent oxidoreductase, with protein sequence MTKQTPEASNKLSPDQIDQCISILEALNEDTDQIFVIPKEKRQALLIAAGKLSRPSKEELLIRKKGAKKIIKSQVKIQDKQARNNTGIRSAREASVFVAPTMIALTGAEADKEVELNSPRSCYVCKQVYNRLHHFYDTMCKECGDFNYAKRFQTADLSGQVALVTGSRLKIGYHITLMMLRAGATVIATTRFPVDSALRFAKESDFPEWGHRLKIHGLDLRHIPSVEIFCNFIEQRYDRLDVLINNAAQTVRRPAGFYQHLMPNEGRTVSELPAFAQELLADHEACLHELRELSAGFAEGQGKNLPVTWHGKQLGIGLSASAQLSQIPYSIDNSLTAAEVFPDGQLDADLQQVDLRKTNSWRLKLGEIPTNEMLEVQLVNSVAPFVLCNRLVNLMKKEDTGMKHIINVSAMEGKFHQFHKEDRHPHTNMAKAALNMMTLTAASDFAKYGIYTNAVDTGWVTDEDPAELARRKEELHDFQPPLDIVDGAARVMDPLFDGINTGKHWCGKFLKDYKPTSW encoded by the coding sequence ATGACAAAGCAAACGCCAGAGGCATCCAACAAACTGTCTCCAGATCAGATCGACCAGTGTATTTCTATTTTGGAAGCACTCAATGAGGATACCGATCAAATATTTGTCATCCCCAAAGAAAAACGTCAGGCCCTGCTCATAGCTGCTGGAAAATTGTCCCGACCGAGCAAAGAAGAACTTTTGATTCGCAAAAAAGGTGCTAAGAAAATCATCAAGAGCCAAGTCAAAATTCAAGACAAACAAGCACGAAACAATACCGGCATCCGCAGTGCCAGAGAAGCCAGCGTCTTTGTCGCGCCAACTATGATTGCACTGACGGGTGCAGAAGCCGATAAAGAAGTAGAACTCAACTCACCGCGGAGCTGCTATGTCTGCAAACAGGTGTACAACCGACTCCACCACTTCTACGATACCATGTGCAAGGAATGCGGTGACTTCAACTATGCCAAGAGATTTCAAACGGCAGACCTCAGCGGTCAAGTAGCCTTGGTGACTGGATCTCGCCTCAAAATTGGTTACCATATTACACTGATGATGCTCCGTGCTGGTGCTACCGTGATTGCCACGACTCGTTTTCCGGTGGATTCTGCCTTGCGCTTCGCCAAAGAATCCGATTTCCCCGAATGGGGTCATCGACTCAAAATCCACGGGCTAGATCTGCGACACATCCCTAGTGTTGAGATATTTTGCAACTTCATCGAGCAGCGCTATGATCGCCTCGATGTATTGATCAACAATGCCGCACAGACTGTCCGACGTCCTGCTGGGTTCTATCAACACCTGATGCCCAACGAAGGACGAACTGTTAGCGAGTTGCCAGCATTTGCACAGGAGCTCTTGGCGGATCATGAAGCCTGTCTCCATGAGTTGAGAGAACTCAGTGCGGGATTTGCAGAAGGTCAGGGCAAAAACCTGCCCGTCACTTGGCATGGCAAACAACTGGGCATAGGCTTGAGTGCCTCTGCACAATTGTCACAGATCCCCTACAGCATCGACAATTCACTCACTGCAGCGGAAGTCTTCCCTGATGGACAACTGGATGCAGACTTGCAGCAGGTGGATTTGAGAAAAACCAACAGCTGGAGACTGAAGTTGGGCGAAATCCCAACCAACGAAATGCTGGAAGTACAACTGGTCAACTCTGTTGCCCCCTTCGTACTCTGCAACCGCCTGGTCAATCTCATGAAAAAAGAAGACACGGGCATGAAACATATCATCAACGTATCGGCGATGGAAGGAAAATTCCACCAGTTTCACAAAGAGGACCGTCATCCACACACCAACATGGCCAAGGCTGCACTCAACATGATGACCCTCACTGCTGCATCAGACTTTGCCAAATACGGCATCTACACCAATGCCGTAGATACAGGCTGGGTGACAGACGAAGATCCTGCAGAACTGGCACGACGCAAAGAAGAACTGCATGACTTTCAGCCACCATTAGACATCGTAGATGGAGCAGCTCGTGTGATGGATCCTCTATTCGACGGCATCAATACTGGTAAACACTGGTGTGGGAAGTTCCTGAAGGATTATAAGCCTACGTCGTGGTAG